The following are from one region of the Paenibacillus sabinae T27 genome:
- a CDS encoding DNA alkylation repair protein, whose translation MKEPLKQLVRELENAQDPEAAATMSAYMRDQFPYLGVRTPVRRQLLKAFLKEHPPVKEWVPLLWEKPEREYQYCGVDIAESLRKKLEPSDIGMIEACIVSRSWWDTVDLLAANAAGFLLRKYPELKTEYAEKWLQSDNMWLNRTAILFQLHYKEATDEALLYRYIREHASSGEFFIQKAIGWALREYSKTNPASVTAFIEQEELKPLSRREGLKWLMRSGKMQ comes from the coding sequence ATGAAAGAACCATTGAAGCAGCTGGTCCGGGAACTGGAAAATGCGCAGGACCCGGAAGCGGCGGCGACCATGAGCGCGTATATGCGGGATCAATTCCCTTATTTGGGTGTACGGACTCCCGTAAGAAGACAGCTCTTGAAAGCCTTTCTCAAGGAACATCCCCCGGTTAAGGAATGGGTTCCCCTGCTGTGGGAAAAGCCCGAAAGGGAGTATCAATACTGCGGTGTGGATATCGCAGAGTCCCTGCGAAAAAAGCTGGAGCCATCCGACATCGGCATGATTGAAGCCTGCATCGTCTCCCGTTCGTGGTGGGACACCGTCGATCTTCTGGCGGCCAATGCCGCCGGGTTTCTGCTGCGCAAATATCCGGAGCTTAAGACGGAGTACGCTGAGAAGTGGCTGCAATCGGACAACATGTGGCTAAACCGCACGGCCATCCTCTTCCAGCTCCACTATAAGGAAGCGACGGATGAAGCGCTGCTGTACCGCTATATCCGTGAACATGCATCGTCCGGAGAATTTTTTATCCAAAAAGCGATCGGCTGGGCACTAAGGGAATATTCCAAGACGAACCCGGCATCGGTCACGGCGTTTATCGAGCAAGAGGAACTGAAGCCGCTGAGCAGGAGAGAAGGACTGAAATGGCTGATGCGGTCCGGCAAAATGCAATAG
- the mtnN gene encoding 5'-methylthioadenosine/S-adenosylhomocysteine nucleosidase produces MKKWLLWSVALLLLLMPLQVSAAEVKEVRPIAVQGAMDMEVAYFLKQMGEYKTETFGSYQFYSGTIEGVPVVVSKTNIGMVNAAASTTLLIEKYHPKAIINQGTAGGHDPALHQFDIVVGAKAINYSWIESPHRDAGAGIDTGSWKVMPKPLEPDPELYKTAMSLADQYKHGKVVSGVIGTSDAWNKEIDRINQLHNTLGTSAEEMETASVADVARTFNVPFLGIRVLSNSELYGEDFAPVSSDYCSEFVIEVIKKIESGVTFSDKLQVYADGKEVVGLQGEYKSGKVWLPLRGVMESLGSKVTWDGAKKQIVVVTDGKLAAIKAGETMVKQGTAWINMDVLEAKFDLTTDFLGSGVYIYP; encoded by the coding sequence TTGAAAAAATGGTTATTATGGAGTGTTGCCTTACTGCTTCTTCTGATGCCTTTGCAGGTAAGCGCCGCTGAGGTCAAGGAAGTCCGTCCAATCGCCGTACAGGGTGCAATGGACATGGAAGTCGCCTATTTTCTGAAGCAAATGGGCGAGTACAAGACGGAGACCTTCGGATCGTATCAATTTTATTCCGGCACCATCGAGGGTGTTCCGGTTGTCGTCTCCAAGACGAATATCGGCATGGTCAATGCCGCGGCTTCGACAACGCTCTTAATCGAGAAATATCATCCGAAAGCGATCATTAACCAGGGAACCGCCGGCGGTCACGACCCCGCGCTACATCAGTTCGATATTGTGGTTGGCGCCAAAGCGATCAATTACAGCTGGATCGAATCTCCGCATCGAGATGCGGGAGCGGGAATCGACACCGGCAGCTGGAAGGTCATGCCCAAACCCCTCGAGCCGGACCCCGAGCTGTACAAGACGGCAATGAGCTTGGCCGATCAGTATAAGCACGGCAAAGTCGTATCTGGCGTTATCGGCACTTCGGATGCGTGGAACAAGGAAATCGACCGCATTAACCAGCTGCACAATACGCTAGGCACAAGCGCGGAAGAGATGGAGACCGCGTCGGTGGCAGATGTAGCCAGAACATTCAACGTTCCTTTCCTTGGCATCCGGGTATTGTCCAATTCCGAACTGTACGGAGAGGATTTCGCTCCGGTTTCCAGTGATTACTGCTCTGAATTTGTGATTGAGGTTATCAAAAAAATCGAGAGCGGCGTCACATTCTCGGACAAGCTTCAGGTGTACGCGGACGGTAAAGAGGTTGTAGGTCTTCAAGGAGAGTACAAAAGCGGGAAGGTATGGCTTCCTCTGCGGGGCGTCATGGAAAGCCTCGGTTCCAAAGTGACATGGGACGGCGCCAAGAAGCAGATCGTGGTCGTTACCGACGGTAAGCTGGCCGCAATCAAAGCGGGCGAAACCATGGTCAAACAAGGTACGGCGTGGATCAACATGGATGTGCTGGAAGCCAAGTTCGATTTGACTACAGATTTTCTCGGCTCCGGCGTATATATCTATCCATAA